Below is a genomic region from Clostridiaceae bacterium.
CTCTAATGTAATTTCTTCTATGTCGTACTCCGGGTATTCTATATTAACTTCTATATTGGCAATCAGGCTGATTAGTTTTTTTCTTATTTCTTTCAGCCTACGAGAAAGCTTTCCCTCCAATTGTTCAATAGCCGCTTTGCTGCTCTCTTTTGTTTTTGAATTAATTATGTCTATTACTGCCTCTGCCTGGGATAGATCAATTCTGCCGTTGAGAAAAGCCCTTTTTGTGAATTCTCCCGGTTCAGCAAGTCTTGCTCCCTCTCTAATTACTAGTTCAAGGACATTTCTTAAAACCGTCATACCTCCGTGACAGTTTATCTCTACCATATCTTCCCTTGTAAACGTATGAGGTTTTCGCATCTTTGAAATAAGCACTTCATCTATGATTTCACCTGCACTGGGGTCAATTATTTTTCCATACTTTATAGTATGGGATTTAATATTGCTAAAATCCTTTTTACCTATAAAAATTTTTTCTGCTATTTCAAAAGCTTTATCACCACTTATTCTTATAATACCAATACCTCCTGTTCCGGCAGGAGTGGAAATAGCAGCAATTGTATCATCTGTTTGCAAAATGCTCATGGCTTTCTCCTATCTCAATAAATGTCTCCTTCTTCTTAAAATGATTCTTTTTAAAATACTTCCTTAAATAGCTCTTTAAATCAAAAGGGACTCAAGACATTTAATCATTGAGTCACCCTCACATTCACTTTATCACAATTTTCCCAATTATTTTAATGCTATTACTACTTTCCTGTTAGGTTCATCTCCTATGCTGTAAGTTTTTACACCTTTATAACCCTGGAGTGCTGAATGTATTATTCTTCTTTCATAAGGATTCATAGGTTCAAGAGTAATGCTCCTTCTATTTTTTATTACTTTTTGGGCCAATCTATCAGCAAGTTTTAACAATGTTTCTTCCCTTTTTTCTCTATAGTTTTCAATATCCAAAGTCACTCTCTTATACACTTCGCTATTCTTATTCACTACAAGGCTGGTTAAATACTGCAGGGCATCTAAGGTTTCTCCTCTTCTTCCTATAATTATTCCACTATCTTCCGCTCTTATATTAATAGTAATTGCATCTTCTTGCTCTGAAGCTTCAACCTCTGCTAATATACCCATCTTCTCAAAAACGTCCGTTAAAAATTCTTTGGCTTTGTCGATATACTTTTCTTTCAGTATAACTCTAACCTTCGCTGCTCTGCTACCTATTCCGAATATTCCTTTGTTTCCCTCTTCAATAATTTCTACCTCAACATCTTCCCTTCCCACATTAAGTTCTTCAAGAGCAAGAGATATAGCTTCATTTACTGTCTTACCGCTTTTTTCCAAAATATAAGCCATTATCCTTATTTAACCTCCTTCTTACCTAAAACATATTTATTTATATACAATTGCTGGAATATCTGAAACACATAACCCGCTATCCAATACAAAATTACACCTGCAGGAAGCTGGAATGAAAAAAATAATGTCATAATAGGACCTACATATAACATGCTATTTGGAGTTGATGCGGAAGAAGATTGTTTGTTCTTTCCTTTAGTTTCAGGAGCTGGTGGTGTTGACATTTTTGTAGAAATATATGTTGTAATAACACCAAGAATCGGTAATATCAATAAAGGAAGATATATTCTTGCTGTCTCAGGGCTAAACAAGAGCTTAAAATCATAGGTTGGCTTTTCGCTTAGGTCAAGGCCAAGAAATCTAAAATTAATTAATTCACTCTTATTTAATAGAACATCTCCTATCTTGAGTACAATATTTCCAGCCTGGTCAGCAAGCTCTCCCGTCTGAGTTATGACAAAATTTCCGGCTTGCTTTAATGATTTAATAGCTTGAAAAACTATATTTCCTTCACTATTAAACAAGTGTTGGTTATTGCTAAAAAACCTTAAAACATTGATTTCTGATGCAGAAGCCATTACACCAACATTAGCTATATCCTTCAAAGCCACAATCTGTGCAGCTGTTTTCTTAAGCATAAATTTCAAAGGTTGAATTATGACCCAATAAAGAGATAAAATAATTGGTAACTGAACAAGCATAGGAAAACATCCGGAAGCCGGATTAATATTATTATCCTGATACACTT
It encodes:
- a CDS encoding protein jag, whose protein sequence is MAYILEKSGKTVNEAISLALEELNVGREDVEVEIIEEGNKGIFGIGSRAAKVRVILKEKYIDKAKEFLTDVFEKMGILAEVEASEQEDAITINIRAEDSGIIIGRRGETLDALQYLTSLVVNKNSEVYKRVTLDIENYREKREETLLKLADRLAQKVIKNRRSITLEPMNPYERRIIHSALQGYKGVKTYSIGDEPNRKVVIALK
- a CDS encoding YidC/Oxa1 family membrane protein insertase; the encoded protein is MNILDPIAEILGQFLYFIYNTMAFGNYGVAILIFTLITKLALLPLNIKQYRSTAKMQEIQPLINEIQRKYKNDKEKLNQELMKVYQDNNINPASGCFPMLVQLPIILSLYWVIIQPLKFMLKKTAAQIVALKDIANVGVMASASEINVLRFFSNNQHLFNSEGNIVFQAIKSLKQAGNFVITQTGELADQAGNIVLKIGDVLLNKSELINFRFLGLDLSEKPTYDFKLLFSPETARIYLPLLILPILGVITTYISTKMSTPPAPETKGKNKQSSSASTPNSMLYVGPIMTLFFSFQLPAGVILYWIAGYVFQIFQQLYINKYVLGKKEVK